A portion of the Geomonas ferrireducens genome contains these proteins:
- a CDS encoding EF-Tu C-terminal domain-related protein, with the protein KEEGGRHTPFFNGYRPQFYFRTTDVTGVVDLEAGVEMVMPGDNVSVTVNLITPIAMDEGLRFAIREGGRTVGAGVVASIIE; encoded by the coding sequence AAGGAAGAGGGCGGCCGTCACACCCCGTTCTTCAACGGCTACCGTCCGCAGTTCTACTTCAGGACCACCGACGTTACCGGCGTGGTTGACCTCGAAGCCGGCGTCGAGATGGTTATGCCGGGCGACAACGTCTCGGTTACGGTCAACCTGATCACCCCGATCGCAATGGACGAAGGTCTGCGCTTCGCAATCCGCGAAGGCGGCCGTACCGTCGGCGCGGGCGTGGTTGCCTCCATCATCGAGTAA